In Pseudomonas lutea, the genomic stretch CTCAGTCTGAGTTCTGAACTGAGTCCTGAGCTGAGTTCTGAGCTGACCTTGGGCTGAGTGCTGAGTGCTGAGTGCTGAGTGCTGAGTGTCAGCCTGGCACTTATCCTGTAGGAGTGAGCTTGCTCGCGAAGGCGTCGGACCTGTTGGTGAATGATTGCCTGACAGGACGCATTCGCGAGCAAGCTCACTCCCACAGGTTGACGGTGCGGCGTGCTCCTCCTTCGGCGCGCCCGCTAGCATCAAACATGGCCTCATGCCCTTCTTAAATTATTTTTAAGAAAAACCGACAGCGTTTAGAGGCAAACTGCAGCCTTCTGTCCTCTCACATGGCCCTGACTTCCCATGACGCGAATTCTGACAATCGAAGACGATGCCGTCACGGCGAAGGAAATCGTTGCCGAGCTGAGCAGCCACGGGCTGCAAGTGGATTGGGTCGACAACGGTCGCGAGGGCCTGGTGCGTGCCGTGAGCGGCGATTACGACCTGATTACCCTTGATCGCATGCTCCCGGAAGTTGACGGCCTGGCCATTGTCACGACCATGCGCGCCCTGGGCATCGCCACGCCGATCCTGATGATCAGCGCCTTGTCCGATGTCGACGAACGCGTGCGCGGGCTGCGTGCCGGCGGCGACGACTACCTGTCCAAACCCTTCGCCTCCGATGAGATGGCGGCCAGGGTAGAAGTATTGCTGCGCCGCAGCAATGCGGGGACTCAGGCCGAGACCATGCTCAAGGTCGCCGACCTTGAGCTCAACCTCATCACCCGTGAAGCAAGCCGCGCCGGTCAGCCCCTGAACCTGCTGCCGACCGAATACAAGCTGCTGGAATTTTTGATGCGCAACAGCGGCCAGATCATCACCCGCATGATGATTTTCGAAGAAGTCTGGGGTTATCACTTCGACCCCGGCACCAACCTGATCGACGTCCACATCGGGCGCTTGCGCAAGAAAATCGATCCCCCTACCCTGACGCCGCTGATACGTACCGTTCGAGGCTCAGGTTATGTCATTGCCGAACCCGTCTAAGGGCTGGCGCTCCTCCAGCAGCCGGCTGCTGGCGCTGTACAGTTTCTTGTTCGTTGCCTGGAGCAGCATCCTGATGGGGGTGCTGTATTGGGAAGTCACCAGCTACCTCAACACCCTCGCCCGCCACTCGCTGATGCAGCGCCAGCAGCTGTTCTCCCGCTTTGAGGGCGCGCAACTGGACGATGCGCTCAAAACCAGCGACAAGTTCGACATCCGCTCGGTCGACGCCTACGGCCTGTTCGACAAAGACCTGCAGCCCATCAGCGGCCCGATCCAGAGTATTCCTCAGGGCCTTAAGCTGACGGGAGCGATCCAGGAGCTCGAAACATGCATCGATTCCGACGACCCTGATCTGCCAAGCTCCGGCTGCGATGCCGTGGCCATTCACACGATGGATGATCGCTGGCTGGTGCTGGTGCGCGACAACGGCTCGCTGTTTGCCGTGACGACGCTTATCCTGCGCGCGCTGCTGTGGGGCATATCGTTGACGATCATTCCCGGCATCGCCGGGTGGCACCTGCTGGGTCGGCGGCCCCTGCGGCGTATCCGGGCGATACAGGTGAGCGCCGAGGCGATTGTCACCGGCGACCTGGCCAAGCGCCTGCCGGTGTCGGACCGTCGCGACGAACTGGACATGCTCGCCGACATCGTCAACGCCATGCTCGACCGCATAGAGCGGCTCATGAACGAGGTAAAAGGCGTCTGCGACAACATCGCCCATGATCTGCGTACGCCACTCACCCGTCTGCGCGCGCAGCTTTACCGGATTCAACAGCAGTCGCCGGAAGACTCGCCACTGGGCGAGCAAATGGCCCTGGTGATCGCCGATGCCGACACATTGATGGCGCGGTTCCGGGGCCTGCTGAGGATCTCCGAGCTTGAGGATCATCAGCGCCGATCGGCATTCGGGCAGCTTGACCCCAGGCCGCTCCTACAGGAGCTGCACGATTTTTACCTGCCACTGGCCGAGGAAGGCCGCGTCTCCCTGCAACTCAGAGTGGCCGAAACGCTGCCCCCGCTGGTGGGCGATCGGGCGCTGTTGTTCGAGGCGCTGTCCAACCTGCTGAGCAACTCGATCAAATTTACCCCGCCGGGCGGGCAGGTTTTGCTCATCGCTCGCGCCGAAGGCGACACCACGTTCATCGAAGTACAGGACACCGGCCCCGGCATCCCGGACGCCGAACGCGAGGCGGTGTTCAAACGTTTCTACCGCAGCGAAAACGGTAATCAGCAGAGCGGCTTCGGCCTGGGCCTGTCCATCGTCGCCGCGATCGTCAGCCTGCACGGCTTCAAACTGCGCATCGGCAGCAGCCCGTCGGGCGGCGCGAGTCTGGTGCTGGAGTGTCGACGGGTGTTGGCACTGGCTTGAATGCTTGCGGCTTGCGGCTTGCGGCTTGCGGCTCATGTTCAAACCCGCAGGAGCCGGCTTGCTGGCGAACCGGTTTCGTCAGTCGGCACTTGCGGCGCTGACCCACCGCGTTCGCCAGCAAGCCGGCTCCTACAGTCGATCTCGGCAGCGCCGCATCATTAGCGAACAAACCAACGCCTCCGTTGCGGAGGCGTTAGTTATCACGCGCTGAACCCCGCCGCCGTTTACGAGGCGTTGGTTATGCCGCGCTGAACGCCGGGAAACCCTGACCTCAAGCCAGGGCGAAGGGGTCCAGGTCTGGCATGTTCAAACCTGTAGATATCGTCTTAATGCTCCTACTGCAAGCCCAGCAGCGCGCTAGCGCTGCTGCTTTTCAAGCAGGCACGAATATACGCCCGCGGCCCATCCCGCAGCGACATCCTAGCCATTCAAGTCCTACTTGATCAGCCGTTAATGAGCCAAAGCAATTTCAGGTTCGAAAGGCCTGTTGCTTTTAAGCACGCCATAGACCAAGTGCAACATCTTACGCATCACTGCACAGATAATTTGCCGGGGAGCCTTTCCGTTCGCCTTCAATCTCTTGGCGAACTCTCTCAGCACCACATTGTGTTGTATTCCTACGATCGCGGGCATGTAAAGGCCGCCCCTGAGTCGCGACGAGCCGGTTCGACTTATGCGGGTTGGACCCACGTAGCCTCCAGAGCGGTCCTGTCTGGGCGATAATCCAGCGAAGGCAGAAAGTTTTTTCGGTCCTTCGTAGTCCAGAGGGTCTCCCAGTTCCGCGAGGATCAGCGCGGCGGTCTTCTCGCCTAGACCATCAATGGAGGTCATCAACTCGCTCTTGCCGCGTAGGTCAGGATCATCGTCGATGTGTTGCTTGATCGCTTTTTCCGTTTTGGTGATTTCTTCCAAGACATGAGCAATCACCGATTCGATCGACGTTACGACGTTCGGGCTGGCAACTTCCAAGCGGTTTTTCTCCATCTGGCGGATCTCGTTGAGATCTTCCAAGCGGCGGACCAAAGCCCTCAGACGGCGCCGCGACTGTGGCTCAGGCACCCAAAGCCGTAACTTGCGATGCTTCTGCATGGCGAAATCGGAGATGAGTTTGGCGTCAGTCTTGTCAGTCTTGTTGCGTGACAACTCCGACTTGGCGTGAGCGGCGGTGGTGGCAGGGTTCGCGATATGAAGCCGATATCCCTTTTGAAAAAGGAAGTCAGCCAACGCTTCGTGATAATTACCCGTGGCCTCGATGACAATCAGCGCGTCCGCTGTGGCGTGCTTGCGAAGCCAGGACTCGAACTCGGCAAAGCCCTTGGCATCATTGCTCAACTTGCCCTTGGTGCGGTGTTTGCCATTGTCCAACGGCGTCGCAACATCAAAAGTATTCTTGGCCATGTCAACGCCAACGAATGAAGACATGCTGTTCTCCTTTTCAACTAAAGATCAATCATCGCGTCACTCGGCTTCGACCTTGTAAATGCGAGCTCACAAAGTGGCTCTAGATATCGTACGAGCTCAATGAGTGAGGTTGGAAAGGCGGAGAATGGATCTACTTCGCAGGCTACAACGCCACTAGGAGCCGGTCATCTTCACGCCTTTCCCTCGATGATCAGTCGAGAACTTTACCTTCTGAGAAGACAAAGTCGAGATACAAGGAGCCGGCTTGCTGGCGAACCGATTTCGTTAGTCGGCACTTGCGGCGCTGACCCACCGCATTCGCCAGCAAGCCGGCTCCTACAGTCGGTCTCGGCAGCATCCATCATCAGCGCACAAAACAACGCCTCCGTTGCGGAGGCGTTGGTTATGCCGCGCTGAACCCCCGCCGTTTACGAGGCGTTGGTTATAACGTGTTGAACGCCGTTAAGAGCTGACCTCAAGCCAGGGCGAAGGGGTTCAGGTCTCACATGTTTAAACCTGTAGGAGCCGGCTTGCTGGCGAACCGATTTCGTTAGTCGGCACTTGCGGCGCTGACCCACCGCGTTCGCCAGCAAGCCGGCTCCTACAGCCGGTCTCGGCAGCATCCATCTTCAGCGAACAAAACAACGCCTCCATTGCGGAGGCGTTGATTATCACGCGATGAACCCCGCCTCCGTTTAGGAGGCCTCGGCTATGAAGCCCTCAACCGCGGATAAACCTGATATCAAGCCAAGTCGAAGCGGTCCAGGTTCATCACTTTCGTCCAGGCGGCCACGAAATCCTCGACGAACTTTTGCTGCCCGTCCGCACTGGCGTACACCTCGGACACCGCGCGCAGTTGAGCGTGTGAGCTGAACACCAGATCGACCCGGGTGCCGGTCCATTTGACTTCGCCGGTGCTGCGGTCGCGAGCTTCGAACAGTTGATCGCCACCCGAAACGCCCTTCCATTCGACGCCCATGTCCAGCAGGTTCTTGAAGAAGTCGTTGCTCAGCGCACCCGGTTTGTCGGTCAGCACCCCATGACGGCTGTGCCCGGCGTTGATGTCCAGAACCCGCAGGCCGCCCAACAGCACGGTCATCTGCGGCGCCGTCAGGGTCAGCAATTGCGCCTTGTCGACCAGCAGCTTCTCGGCCGAAACCCGATAGTGACCCTTGAGGTAGTTGCGGAAGCCATCGGCGATGGGCTCAAGGAAGCTGAACGACTCGACATCGGTCTGCTCCTGCGAAGCGTCCATGCGTCCCGGGGTAAACGGCACGCTGACGGTGTGGCCAGCGTTTTTCGCGGCCTGTTCGACACCCGCGCTGCCGCCAAGCACGATCAGGTCAGCCAGTGAAATCTGCTTGCCCCCTGACTGTGCGGTATTGAACTCGCTGCGAATCCGCTCCAGCGCTTCCAGCACAATCGCCAGATTCGCCGGCTGGTTGACCGCCCAGTCCTTCTGCGGGGCCAGACGCAGACGACCGCCATTGGCGCCGCCGCGCTTGTCGGAACCGCGGAAGGTCGAAGCGGCTGCCCAGGCCGTGGAGACCAGTTGCGACACCGACAAACCGGAAGCAAGAATTTTTTCCTTCAGCGCCGCCACGTCACTGGCATCCACCAGCGGGTGATTGACCTCGGGAATCGGGTCTTGCCAGAGCAGCTCTTCGGCAGGCATTTCCGGGCCGAGGTAACGGGCCAGCGGTCCCATGTCACGGTGAGTCAACTTGAACCAGGCGCGCGCGAATGCATCCGCCAACTGATCCGGGTTCTCCAGGAAGCGTCGGGATATCTGCTCATAAGCCGGGTCCACGCGCAGCGCCAGATCAGAAGTCAGCATGCGCGGTTCCTGGCGTTTGGCCGGGTCGTGAGCATGGGGAATCTTGCCTGCCCCAGCGCCGTTTTTAGGTCTCCACTGATGCGCCCCGGCCGGACTCTTCGTCAGCTCCCACTCGAAGCCAAACAGGTTTTCCAGGTACTCGTTGCTCCAGCGGGTCGGCGTCGAGGTCCAGGTCACTTCCAGGCCGCTGGTGATGGTATCGCCACCCTTGCCGGAGCCGTAGCTGCTGCGCCAGCCAAGGCCTTGCTCCGCCAGACCCGCCGCTTCCGGTTCCGCACCGACGTTGTCGGCAGGCCCTGCACCGTGGGTCTTGCCGAACGCATGACCGCCGGCAATCAGGGCGACGGTTTCCTCATCGTTCATGGCCATGCGGCCAAACGTTTCGCGAATGTCACGCGCCGATGCGGCCGGATCCGGCACACCTTCCGGGCCTTCGGGGTTGACGTAAATCAGGCCCATCTGCACGGCGGCGAGAGGGTTTTCGAGGTTGCGTTCGCCGTTGGCGGTACGGGTCTGCTCTTCGCTGTGATGCTCGGGTTCGGCGACCAGCGTGCCCTCACCGGGCTGCTGCATGTCTTTGTGCGCGCCGTAGCGATCCTCACCGCCAAGCCAGGTGGTTTCGGCGCCCCAGTACACGTCCTCGTCCGGCTCCCAGACATCGGCACGGCCGCCCGAGAAGCCAAAGGTTTTGAAGCCCATGGATTCCAGCGCCACGTTGCCCGTGAGCACGATCAGGTCGGCCCAGGAGATCTGGCTGCCGTATTTCTGTTTGACCGGCCAGATCAGTCGCCGGGCCTTGTCCAGGTTGACGTTGTCCGGCCAGCTGTTAAGCGGCGCGAATCGCTGCTGCCCTGCCCCTGCACCGCCTCGACCGTCGCCGGTGCGGTAGGTGCCGGCGCTGTGCCAGGCCATGCGCACGAACAGCGGGCCATAGTGCCCGAAGTCGGCCGGCCACCAGTCCTGGGACTGAGTCATCACTTCCAGCAGGTCGCGTTTTACGGCTTCGTAGTCCAGGCTTTTGAAGGCGCTGGGGTAATCAAATGCCTCGCCCATCGGGTCAGTCAGCGGCGAGTGCTGATGCAGAATCTTGAGATTCAGCTGGTTCGGCCACCAATCACGGTTGGTCGTGCCGCCCCCGGCTGCGTGGTTGAACGGGCATTTCGATTCGGTCGACATGGTCTACTCACCTTCTTTTTTATTTGGCCGTAAGCGAAACGGCCCGGACTAGCACCCGCACAAGACTAGCCGACTCGGGCCAGCCGTCTAATAGGCAAATGCTTGGGGGACGATAGAGCGCTTCTGTCAGGGGAGTATTTAACGCCGGTGCTTGTATTTTGCGGCGCTTGAGCCTAACTCTAAATGCAGAGTCGGCCTCGATTGCCTTCTCGACCACCGTGGCAATCTCCAGGAGATTCAGGCATGGCCACCACCGCTTCACTGGCTCCGCTGTTCCGGCAATCAGTGGGCTTCGATCGCTTCAATGACTTTTTCGAATCTGCGCTGCACAGCGAGGTAAACGCCAGCGGCCCCCCTCACAACGTCGAGCGCTATGGCAACGATCATTACCGGATCGTGATCGCGACGGCAGGCCTGGCCGCCGCCGACCTGGACCTGACACTTGAAAGAGACGTGCTGACGGTGTGCGGCGGCGAGGCACACACCGACGGTGGCGTGACCTACCTGCATCAGGGCATTGCGCACGGGCCTTTCAGACTGGTGTTCCATCTGGCTGACCACATCGAGGTGCAAGGCGCGACCTTCAAAAACGGTTTGCTGATGATTTTCCTGCTGCGTGTGGAGCCGCAGGGGGCGAAGGCCCGACGCATCAACATTCAGAGCCCAGGCGACGCGCCTGACCGGCCCTCCATCAGCCGCCCATGAGCCGGGCTGCGCAGGCTGACGTTGCCCGGACCGGCCCGGGTTTCGGCAGCCCAGCGGTATCAGGCTTCGACCGGGGCAAAATCAAACAGCACCTGCGGCGCGCCGATGAGTAATGAGCGCATGAGCTGTGGCGAGCACTCCAGTGCGCGCATCTGCTCGACTACGGAGGCGTAACTGATCTGTTCTTCATGCTGTGTGTGCGGCCAGTCGCTGCCCCAGACCAGACGCTGCTGGCCAAAGGTATCCAGCAACAACGGCAGCGCGGCGCGGGCGAAAGCGAGGTTTTCCTGCGCGCTGCCTCCCAGACGATAAACGCCGGAGACTTTCATCCACAGTTGACCGCTGCGGCCCAGCTCCAGCATCTCGCGAAAGCCTGGCTGACCGAGGCCGGAGCGGGCATCCGGTCGGCCAAAATGGTCGATGACGATCCTGACGCCGAAAGACATCAATCCCGACAGCAGCGCCGGCATGTCGGCGACATGGCGATGGACTTCAACATGCCAGTCCAGCGCGGCAAGGTGCGCGAAAAACCCCTGCCAGTGCGGCTCGGCAAAATCCGGCAGCGCCTTGCCCATCAGGTTCAACCGCACACCGACAACGCCCAACCGGTCCATCTCCTCCAGCGCGGCGCGGCTGATGTCGGGCTCGACCACCACCACCCCGCGCAACTGCCCCGGCGCCTGCCGCAGCGCATCGAGCAGATAGCGATTGTCGGTGCCGAGAAAGCTTGGCTGCACGAGTACGCCATGGCTCAGACCGTGCTGCTGAAGTTGTTCCAGGTACATCGCCAGCGTGGCGTCGTAACCCGGTGTGTAGCGTCGCGCCGATGTCAGGTCCAGCTCCCTGCTGAATACGTGTGCATGGCCGTCAATGCCAAGAATGGGCGCGAGGGGCGTGGAAAAAATGTCGGACATTGATCTCATCTGTCTGAAGATGCGCGACGCACAGGGCGTCGCGCGAGCGGGAAGAATCAGGCGCGGGCCGTTTCGCTGCGCGGGTCTGTCGCAGGAGTGGAAGAGGCGCTGCCCTCCAGGCTGCGGCCGCGGGTTTCCGGCAGGCACAGGGCGGCGATCACGGCCACGCCGTAGGCGATCCCGGCATCGATGCCGATGGCCGAACCCAGCGACATCGATTCGCTCATGTGGCCCACCAGAAACGGAAACACCGAAGACAGCACCCGGCCGAAGTTGTAGCAAAAGCCCACCCCTGCGCCACGCACATCGGCGGGGTAAAGCTCATTGAACAGCGCACCGAGGCTGGCCGGAATGCCTGCCGCAAAGAACCCCAGCGGGAAGCCGAGGAACAGCATTTGCGTATTGGTCAGCGGCAGGAACACGTAGCACTGCACGGTCACCACGCAGCACAGGGCAAACAGCACGATGTTCAGACGTCGGCCGATGCGGTCAATCAAAAAGCCGCTGGCCACGCAGCCGCACCAGAACGCGACGATGATCACCGCCAGGTAGCCGCCGGAGTTGAGCACTGACAGGTTGCGCTCGGTTTTAAGGAATGTCGGCAGCCAGGTCATGACGGCGTGATAACCGCCGTGAGCACCGAGCCCCAGCAAACCGCCGAGCAGCGTCACGCGGATCAGCTCCGGGCGGAAGATACCGGCCAGGGACTTGAAGAAACTCTGCGGGATGGCGTTTTCTTTTTGCAGGCGCTGGAAGCTGTCCGGCTCCTCGACATTGCGGCGCACCCAGATAATCAGCAGCGACGGCAGCAGGCCGACCAGAAACATCACCCGCCAGGCGATGTCCTGAGGCACGAACGAATAGATCAGGGTGAACACACCCACTGCCAGCCCCCAGCCCACCGCCCACGCGCTTTGCACGGTGCCCATGACCTTGCCGCGGTATTTGGGATTGATGGTTTCGGCCATCAGCACCGCCCCTGCCGCCCACTCTCCGCCAATGCCGAAACCCTGCAACGCCTTGACGATCAACAGCGAGCTGAAGCCGGTCACGAACGCCGAAAGGAAGGTGAAAAACGAGAACCACAGGATCATCCACTGCAGCGTGCGCACCCGGCCGTAGCGGTCCGACAGCGTGCCGCCGACCCAGCCGCCGAGGGCCGAAGTGACCAGCGTCACGCCACTGATCAGCCCGGCGTCGCCTTTGCTCAAGGCGAACGCGGCGATAAGCGCCGGAATGGCCAGGCCGAACATCTGCACTTCGAGGGCGTCGAGCGACCACCCGCCGAAGCAGGCCCAGAACGTCTTGCGTTCACGCGGAGTGACTTGGCGATACCAATTGAACATGCTTTTTTGTCCTTATGAGTGTGAAGCGGCAGGGGTGCAGAGCCCGTTCTTGATGACGGGCTTGAGCGCTGATGTCGGTGAGCAGGGTCCGCTGCTCAGCGGATGTCCACGCTGTAACGGAAGTGGCTGGCATGCCCACGCGAGCGGCGCCATTCCAGCGGTTGCCCGGCGTAATTGCGCGCCAGGCGCTCAATCACCACCACAGGGCTGTTGACCGGCACCTGCAGCAAACGGGCGTGTACCTCGCTGATGGCTTCGGCGGTAAGGGTTTCTTCGGCATAGGCAACCACTTGTCCGCAGAGCTCTTCGTAAATCGGATAGAGCAGCGGGCCCTGGCGGCTCAGGTCGACTTCCAGCAGCGTCTGAAACTGCACTTGCGGCAGCCATATTTCTTCGGCAAGCACCGGCTGAGCGTCGAGTAGACGCACTCGGATCAGGCGAATGACCGATGCCTCCAGCGGCAGGCCCAGGGCATGGGAAACCGCAGACGGCGCGCTGACCGCTTCGATGGAGAGGATGCGGCTCTCTGGCACTTGGCGCTCGCCGGAGACGCTTTGAAAACGGAAAAACCGGAACAGCGAAGACTGAAACTGCGGCCGCCTGATGAAGGTGCCCCGGCCCTGTTGGCGCTCCAAAATGTTTTCACTGACCAGCATGTCCACGGCTTTGCGCACCGTACCGGTCGACAGGCAATACTCGCTCGACAGCGCCGCTTCGGTAGGAATGGCTTCGCCCGGCCGCCATCGATTGTTGGCGATCTGTTCGGCGAGTTGGTCACGCAGACGTTGATAGAGCGGCAGGCGAACATCACTGGAGAGTCGGTTCATGGAGGCGCTTCGCTGTTGTAGTTATGTAGTCATCTATATGAATCTGCGCCGAGTATTGTCCCGTTACAAAAAACCGTCAAGGGAGTGCGCCTGGATCTGCGGACGAATGGCGAATGGCGAATGGCGAATGGGAGGCTTGCGTAGGAGGGAGGCAAACGAAAACAGCAGATTTCAATCTGCCGTTTGCGGGAGTGTGGCGGGCATGGGGCTGTTCAGACGGGCGAGATGGTGGCCAGCGCACCGATCATCAGGGTCAGGGCGAGAAATCCGAACAAAAAGATGGCGAGCTTGGCCATGAAATCTCCTACGCAAAGCGTGCGATACAGAGTGAGGCGAGCCGGTGCGACACCCTCCGGTCGGGCTCGCTCTATCGGCCGGGGTTGGGAGGATCTTCAGGGTTCAGGCTGTTTCAGTACAGACCCAGCTAAAGCGTATAAATACGGATCAGATGAGGGGCGCACTCTTGTCGACTTTGGGCTTCAGCCCTGGCGCCACGTGTCTGCACCGGAGATCTTCCGTAGGATCCGGCTTGCTGGCGAAGGAGCTGTATCGCCTGACATCTACGTTTCTGACCGACCGCGTTCGCCAGCAAGCCGGCTCCTACAGACGTGGTGCCGAATGCGAAATTAGGCGATGACCCCAACCCACTGTAGGAGCGCGCTTGCCCGCGAACGCGATCCGGCAGCGCCATCGCCATTGCCTGATACACCGCGTTCGCCAGCAAGCCGGCTAAAGACGTGGTGCCGAACGCGGAATTGGGCGATGACCCAAACAAATGTAGGAGCGCGCTTGCCCGCGAACGCGATCCGGCAGCGCCACCGCCATTGCCTGATACACCGCGTTCGCCAGCAAGCCGGCTCCTACGGATATGTGTTCCCCCTCATGGCGGCGCTAACCGCACGCTGCTAGGCTTCTGCACCTCTCTTCTTCAGGCAACCACGATGCTCACCCTCCGCACTATGACACTGGACGATTACGACGCAGTCGTCGGGCTCATGCGCGCTACTCCGGGTATTTCGTTGCGCGACGCCGACTCGCGGGCATCGACGGAACGGTATCTGTTGCGCAACCCCGGTTTGAGTTTTGTCGCCGAGGATGACGCGGGCATTTGCGGCTGCGTGATGTCGGGCCATGACGGTCGACGCGGGTATCTGCAGCACTTGCTGGTGTTGCCGGCGTATCGACGACAGGGCATCGGCCAGGCGCTGGTCGAGCGTTGCCTGCTGGCGCTGGAGGCGCTGGGCATTCACAAAAGCCACATTGACGTGCTCAAAACCAACCACGCCGCCGCGACCTATTGGCAGAACCTGGGCTGGCAATTGCGGGGCGATATCGACCGCTTTTCCTTCACCCGGCCCGGCAACCCGAACGCCTGA encodes the following:
- a CDS encoding response regulator transcription factor, translated to MTRILTIEDDAVTAKEIVAELSSHGLQVDWVDNGREGLVRAVSGDYDLITLDRMLPEVDGLAIVTTMRALGIATPILMISALSDVDERVRGLRAGGDDYLSKPFASDEMAARVEVLLRRSNAGTQAETMLKVADLELNLITREASRAGQPLNLLPTEYKLLEFLMRNSGQIITRMMIFEEVWGYHFDPGTNLIDVHIGRLRKKIDPPTLTPLIRTVRGSGYVIAEPV
- a CDS encoding sensor histidine kinase; the protein is MSLPNPSKGWRSSSSRLLALYSFLFVAWSSILMGVLYWEVTSYLNTLARHSLMQRQQLFSRFEGAQLDDALKTSDKFDIRSVDAYGLFDKDLQPISGPIQSIPQGLKLTGAIQELETCIDSDDPDLPSSGCDAVAIHTMDDRWLVLVRDNGSLFAVTTLILRALLWGISLTIIPGIAGWHLLGRRPLRRIRAIQVSAEAIVTGDLAKRLPVSDRRDELDMLADIVNAMLDRIERLMNEVKGVCDNIAHDLRTPLTRLRAQLYRIQQQSPEDSPLGEQMALVIADADTLMARFRGLLRISELEDHQRRSAFGQLDPRPLLQELHDFYLPLAEEGRVSLQLRVAETLPPLVGDRALLFEALSNLLSNSIKFTPPGGQVLLIARAEGDTTFIEVQDTGPGIPDAEREAVFKRFYRSENGNQQSGFGLGLSIVAAIVSLHGFKLRIGSSPSGGASLVLECRRVLALA
- a CDS encoding IS110 family transposase, with amino-acid sequence MSSFVGVDMAKNTFDVATPLDNGKHRTKGKLSNDAKGFAEFESWLRKHATADALIVIEATGNYHEALADFLFQKGYRLHIANPATTAAHAKSELSRNKTDKTDAKLISDFAMQKHRKLRLWVPEPQSRRRLRALVRRLEDLNEIRQMEKNRLEVASPNVVTSIESVIAHVLEEITKTEKAIKQHIDDDPDLRGKSELMTSIDGLGEKTAALILAELGDPLDYEGPKKLSAFAGLSPRQDRSGGYVGPTRISRTGSSRLRGGLYMPAIVGIQHNVVLREFAKRLKANGKAPRQIICAVMRKMLHLVYGVLKSNRPFEPEIALAH
- the katG gene encoding catalase/peroxidase HPI; its protein translation is MSTESKCPFNHAAGGGTTNRDWWPNQLNLKILHQHSPLTDPMGEAFDYPSAFKSLDYEAVKRDLLEVMTQSQDWWPADFGHYGPLFVRMAWHSAGTYRTGDGRGGAGAGQQRFAPLNSWPDNVNLDKARRLIWPVKQKYGSQISWADLIVLTGNVALESMGFKTFGFSGGRADVWEPDEDVYWGAETTWLGGEDRYGAHKDMQQPGEGTLVAEPEHHSEEQTRTANGERNLENPLAAVQMGLIYVNPEGPEGVPDPAASARDIRETFGRMAMNDEETVALIAGGHAFGKTHGAGPADNVGAEPEAAGLAEQGLGWRSSYGSGKGGDTITSGLEVTWTSTPTRWSNEYLENLFGFEWELTKSPAGAHQWRPKNGAGAGKIPHAHDPAKRQEPRMLTSDLALRVDPAYEQISRRFLENPDQLADAFARAWFKLTHRDMGPLARYLGPEMPAEELLWQDPIPEVNHPLVDASDVAALKEKILASGLSVSQLVSTAWAAASTFRGSDKRGGANGGRLRLAPQKDWAVNQPANLAIVLEALERIRSEFNTAQSGGKQISLADLIVLGGSAGVEQAAKNAGHTVSVPFTPGRMDASQEQTDVESFSFLEPIADGFRNYLKGHYRVSAEKLLVDKAQLLTLTAPQMTVLLGGLRVLDINAGHSRHGVLTDKPGALSNDFFKNLLDMGVEWKGVSGGDQLFEARDRSTGEVKWTGTRVDLVFSSHAQLRAVSEVYASADGQQKFVEDFVAAWTKVMNLDRFDLA
- a CDS encoding Hsp20 family protein; this translates as MATTASLAPLFRQSVGFDRFNDFFESALHSEVNASGPPHNVERYGNDHYRIVIATAGLAAADLDLTLERDVLTVCGGEAHTDGGVTYLHQGIAHGPFRLVFHLADHIEVQGATFKNGLLMIFLLRVEPQGAKARRINIQSPGDAPDRPSISRP
- a CDS encoding amidohydrolase family protein; the protein is MSDIFSTPLAPILGIDGHAHVFSRELDLTSARRYTPGYDATLAMYLEQLQQHGLSHGVLVQPSFLGTDNRYLLDALRQAPGQLRGVVVVEPDISRAALEEMDRLGVVGVRLNLMGKALPDFAEPHWQGFFAHLAALDWHVEVHRHVADMPALLSGLMSFGVRIVIDHFGRPDARSGLGQPGFREMLELGRSGQLWMKVSGVYRLGGSAQENLAFARAALPLLLDTFGQQRLVWGSDWPHTQHEEQISYASVVEQMRALECSPQLMRSLLIGAPQVLFDFAPVEA
- a CDS encoding MFS transporter; translation: MFNWYRQVTPRERKTFWACFGGWSLDALEVQMFGLAIPALIAAFALSKGDAGLISGVTLVTSALGGWVGGTLSDRYGRVRTLQWMILWFSFFTFLSAFVTGFSSLLIVKALQGFGIGGEWAAGAVLMAETINPKYRGKVMGTVQSAWAVGWGLAVGVFTLIYSFVPQDIAWRVMFLVGLLPSLLIIWVRRNVEEPDSFQRLQKENAIPQSFFKSLAGIFRPELIRVTLLGGLLGLGAHGGYHAVMTWLPTFLKTERNLSVLNSGGYLAVIIVAFWCGCVASGFLIDRIGRRLNIVLFALCCVVTVQCYVFLPLTNTQMLFLGFPLGFFAAGIPASLGALFNELYPADVRGAGVGFCYNFGRVLSSVFPFLVGHMSESMSLGSAIGIDAGIAYGVAVIAALCLPETRGRSLEGSASSTPATDPRSETARA
- a CDS encoding GntR family transcriptional regulator is translated as MNRLSSDVRLPLYQRLRDQLAEQIANNRWRPGEAIPTEAALSSEYCLSTGTVRKAVDMLVSENILERQQGRGTFIRRPQFQSSLFRFFRFQSVSGERQVPESRILSIEAVSAPSAVSHALGLPLEASVIRLIRVRLLDAQPVLAEEIWLPQVQFQTLLEVDLSRQGPLLYPIYEELCGQVVAYAEETLTAEAISEVHARLLQVPVNSPVVVIERLARNYAGQPLEWRRSRGHASHFRYSVDIR
- a CDS encoding GNAT family N-acetyltransferase; this encodes MLTLRTMTLDDYDAVVGLMRATPGISLRDADSRASTERYLLRNPGLSFVAEDDAGICGCVMSGHDGRRGYLQHLLVLPAYRRQGIGQALVERCLLALEALGIHKSHIDVLKTNHAAATYWQNLGWQLRGDIDRFSFTRPGNPNA